In Nerophis ophidion isolate RoL-2023_Sa linkage group LG03, RoL_Noph_v1.0, whole genome shotgun sequence, the following are encoded in one genomic region:
- the mlh3 gene encoding DNA mismatch repair protein Mlh3 isoform X1, which produces MIKCLPEDVRVKLRSGVAIPSLQQCVEELALNSIDAGATCVGVRMDLEAFKVQVIDNGAGMNVEDMACVGNRYYTSKCNSLGDLNNLRFYGFRGEAIASIVSLATLVEISSRAKGTGKTLVRIFKDGKGMDVFEKDTCRPAAGTTVVICNFFHNMPVRRKRMDHVLEGERIRRRVEAISLIHPSVSFTLKNDCTGAMLVQLPKAKDTYHRFVQIHTLARAQKLGEIQYTRVQFEVIGYLGREGHYNNSLQFLYINDRLLLMTRIHKLLNSLLRGISSPNQRNDIQDKLSATRSPKQKRSQELHGIYIINIKCSYAEYDICLEPAKTLIEFKDWDGVLLCVEEAVNAFLHRENLVLSQDDLQEASPRLYKADGTERENNRDDGCVHAAPIPPLASSSVHRKEKGHIASDMGVCQKASQEEISGQKGCFDYQSTLDADYTKSDSIMKYIKLSKRNVNSYASLNQTSDDSNVTNQVDCQVAAVKETTLTANKKIRLSCPFIHKCLQEPSLNSRTDFVQLHLKRKISLGAGKNGSLKGTHTIDPPAVCLKIPKVVSKELGSLDKFRGILGKPAEPKVPSLDSQTHTTLLQTNFVADHREERLQTDFKDTQEEEDGSQSITTHSEFTKLKNASGQTEAKQSLAGKLNHLKQRRKEDAEVESCSVSQEDSSLISNKGLQDIHNNACEMVSEEGPCMDWIHHYDASSGKTVYINKVTGISRYEEPSTEETRARCTSDVTNMAISVVSKTGIEYRCYPFQADLVLPFLPKTRSQRVLSSAADDAADNVNTSDSLSSMYSKWNNPVFVCPPEVGVDISSGQAGGLTVKVHNILFPYRFSKAMIHSMKVINQVDNKFLACLINTTDDIDGEGNLLVMLDQHAAHERVRLENLIADSFEENPNAPGERLLCSSTILPPIHVCVTEEERRLLRSCQTHLRNLGLEVTFSQSEDAHVLVGKVPVCFVEKENNELRRKRPSVIKRVVEDYLQEQIELLRSTGRARGTLPLTVLKVLASLACHGAIKFNDRLNRDECHSLVASLSSCQLPFQCAHGRPSIAPLVDVVHLDPNQKELQKPNLRKLRRMYKAWELYGNK; this is translated from the exons ATGATTAAATGTCTGCCTGAGGATGTTCGAGTGAAACTTCGCTCCGGTGTCGCCATCCCTTCTCTCCAACAATGCGTCGAGGAGCTCGCCCTCAACAGTATCGACGCCGGGGCGACCTGTGTAGGCGTCCGGATGGACCTGGAAGCCTTCAAAGTCCAGGTGATCGACAACGGCGCAGGGATGAACGTCGAGGACATGGCGTGTGTTGGGAACAGATACTACACTAGTAAATGTAACTCACTGGGAGACCTCAACAACCTCCGCTTTTATGGCTTCAGAGGTGAGGCCATTGCCAGTATCGTTTCTTTAGCCACTCTTGTTGAAATCTCTTCAAGAGCTAAAGGCACAGGCAAGACCCTCGTAAGGATATTTAAGGATGGCAAGGGGATGGATGTTTTTGAAAAAGACACATGTCGACCCGCTGCTGGTACCACCGTTGTCATTTGCAACTTCTTTCACAACATGCCAGTACGCAGGAAAAGGATGGACCATGTCCTGGAGGGTGAGAGGATCAGACGCAGGGTGGAGGCCATCTCTCTAATACACCCCTCCGTGTCCTTCACCTTGAAGAACGACTGCACAGGAGCCATGTTGGTGCAGCTTCCGAAAGCAAAAGATACATACCACAGGTTCGTCCAAATACACACGCTCGCCAGAGCGCAGAAGCTGGGAGAAATCCAGTACACCCGTGTTCAGTTTGAGGTGATCGGTTACCTCGGCAGGGAGGGCCATTACAACAACAGCTTGCAGTTTTTGTACATAAATGACAGGCTGCTTTTAATGACACGTATACACAAGTTGCTAAACTCCCTCTTGCGTGGAATTAGTAGTCCTAATCAGAGGAATGACATCCAGGACAAACTGTCAGCCACGAGGAGCCCAAAGCAAAAACGCAGTCAAGAGCTTCATGGGATTTACatcattaatattaaatgttcttATGCGGAGTATGATATTTGTCTTGAGCCTGCCAAAACCCTAATAGAATTCAAAGACTGGGATGGTGTTTTGCTGTGCGTAGAGGAGGCCGTAAACGCGTTCCTGCACAGGGAAAACTTGGTACTCTCCCAAGATGACTTGCAGGAGGCATCACCGAGATTATATAAAGCTGACGGTACCGAACGAGAAAACAACAGAGATGATGGGTGCGTCCATGCGGCACCTATACCGCCACTGGCGTCGTCGTCTGTTCATCGTAAAGAGAAGGGCCACATTGCTTCTGATATGGGTGTTTGTCAAAAGGCATCTCAAGAGGAGATAAGTGGACAGAAAGGATGCTTTGATTATCAGTCTACACTGGATGCTGATTACACGAAAAGTGACAGCATCATGAAATACATTAAATTGTCCAAGAGAAATGTAAATTCATACGCCAGCCTCAATCAAACAAGTGATGATTCTAACGTTACAAACCAAGTTGACTGCCAGGTTGCTGCAGTAAAAGAAACGACGCTGACCGCTAACAAAAAGATACGTCTGTCTTGTCCATTCATTCACAAATGTCTGCAGGAGCCCTCCTTGAACAGTAGGACAGATTTTGTCCAGCTGCATTTAAAACGCAAGATCTCACTGGGCGCAGGCAAAAATGGATCCTTAAAAGGAACGCATACAATTGATCCTCCTGCTGTCTGCTTGAAGATTCCTAAAGTGGTATCTAAAGAATTGGGATCACTTGACAAGTTCAGGGGAATTCTTGGAAAACCTGCTGAACCGAAAGTCCCCTCATTGGACAGTCAAACCCACACTACACTGCTTCAGACAAACTTTGTAGCGGATCACCGCGAGGAGCGACTGCAGACTGACTTCAAAGACACACAGGAAGAAGAGGATGGATCTCAAAGCATAACAACGCACTCCGAATTCACCAAGCTAAAAAACGCCTCTGGTCAAACTGAAGCCAAGCAGTCTCTTGCGGGGAAACTCAACCATCTGAAACAACGCAGGAAAGAAGATGCAGAAGTAGAATCCTGTTCAGTTTCTCAGGAGGATTCCAGTCTAATTAGTAACAAAGGCTTACAAGACATCCATAACAACGCCTGTGAGATGGTGTCTGAGGAAGGGCCATGTATGGACTGGATCCATCACTATGATGCGAGCTCGGGAAAAACTGTTTACATAAACAAAGTGACGGGTATCAGCAGATATGAGGAACCATCAACAGAGGAAACGCGGGCCCGCTGTACATCTGATGTCACCAACATGGCCATCAGTGTTGTCTCTAAAACAG GGATAGAGTACAGGTGTTACCCCTTTCAGGCAGACCTAGTGCTGCCCTTCCTGCCTAAAACCAGAAGTCAAAGAGTGCTTAGTTCAGCAGCAGATGACGCAG CTGACAATGTCAACACCAGTGACTCACTCTCTTCTATGTACTCAAAATGGAACAACCCGGTATTTGTGTGTCCTCCCGAG GTGGGCGTGGACATCTCAAGTGGGCAAGCTGGCGGGCTGACTGTGAAGGTCCACAATATCCTCTTTCCTTACCGCTTCTCTAAGGCCATGATACACTCAATGAAG GTGATAAACCAAGTCGATAACAAATTCCTTGCGTGTCTTatcaacacaacagatgacattgATGGTGAAG GAAATCTTCTGGTGATGTTAGACCAACATGCTGCACACGAGAGAGTGCGTCTTGAAAACTTGATAGcag ATTCCTTTGAAGAGAATCCAAACGCACCTGGGGAGAGACTGCTTTGTTCATCCACCATTTTACCACCTATTCACGTCTGTGTGACAGAAGAGGAACGAAGGCTCCTGAG GTCTTGTCAGACTCATTTGCGTAACTTGGGCCTGGAAGTGACTTTCTCACAGTCGGAGGATGCCCACGTGCTTGTGGGCAAGGTCCCCGTGTGTTTCGTGGAAAAAGAAAATAACGAGCTACGGCGGAAGAGGCCATCTGTTATCAAACGTGTTGTCGAG GATTACCTTCAAGAGCAGATTGAG TTACTACGCTCCACTGGCAGAGCGAGAGGAACTTTGCCTCTCACGGTGCTGAAAGTCCTTGCCTCTCTAGCATGTCACG GCGCAATTAAATTCAACGACCGTCTGAACCGAGATGAGTGCCACAGCTTGGTAGCGTCCTTGTCTTCTTGCCAGCTGCCTTTTCAGTGCGCACATGGTCGTCCATCCATCGCTCCCCTTGTTGACGTCGTCCATTTGGACCCGAACCAGAAG GAACTTCAGAAACCCAACCTGAGAAAGTTAAGACGGATGTACAAAGCATGGGAACTCTACGGGAATAAATAA
- the fosaa gene encoding protein c-Fos, translating to MMLRNKMPPDMEDVPPSRRADSPAGTRCQDTAEEASSPTSSFSSSTGCNAKDICQDAAFVPTVTAISSSPDFQWMVQPTIITSVSSSPGSKQANQALQSSDQATPKEGRSKGKNVARKAKAEQLSPEEEEKKRIRRERNKMAAAKCRNRRRELTDTLQAETDTLEEEKASLETEITNLLKEKERLELILAAHKPLCQMSEDMETILSESTGSPGVASSPEEDRLLDDSTQEAPSLLQDMDIPSDPATAISGNSDILLCASAEIHICDLEPSLDMKEGLMHNLLPTLEDKPPTETARSVPDIDLSSSLGVSDWETLYKSVSNDLEPLSTPVVTSTPTCSSYLSVFTFACPELDLLTEGLDSHKGGGGGKAESVDLLNSPTLLAL from the exons atgatgcTTCGTAACAAGATGCCGCCTGACATGGAGGACGTGCCCCCCAGCCGCCGGGCGGACTCCCCTGCCGGGACAAGGTGCCAGGACACGGCGGAGGAGGCGAGCTCTCCAACCTCCTCATTCTCTTCCTCCACGGGGTGTAATGCAAAG GACATCTGCCAAGATGCAGCGTTTGTTCCGACAGTCACCGCAATTTCCTCCAGCCCAGATTTTCAGTGGATGGTCCAGCCTACAATCATTACATCCGTCTCCTCGTCTCCGGGCAGCAAGCAAGCCAATCAGGCGCTGCAGAGCTCTGACCAGGCGACACCCAAAGAGGGCAGGAGCAAGGGGAAAAATGTGGCGAGGAAGGCAAAAGCAGAACAG CTGTCTccagaggaggaggagaagaagaggataCGGAGGGAGAGGAATAAAATGGCCGCGGCCAAGTGTCGCAACAGACGGAGGGAACTGACGGATACGCTGCAAGCT GAGACGGACACGCTGGAGGAGGAAAAGGCATCCTTGGAGACAGAAATAACAAACCTCCTCAAAGAGAAGGAGCGACTGGAATTGATCCTCGCCGCGCATAAACCGCTGTGCCAAATGTCCGAGGACATGGAGACCATTTTAAGCGAGTCCACCGGATCGCCGGGAGTCGCGTCCAGTCCGGAGGAGGACAGGCTTCTGGACGACAGCACTCAGGAAGCTCCTTCGCTCCTCCAGGACATGGACATCCCGAGTGATCCGGCCACAGCCATCTCCGGGAATTCCGACATCCTCTTGTGCGCCAGCGCCGAGATCCACATCTGTGACCTGGAGCCCTCTCTGGACATGAAGGAAGGGCTCATGCACAACCTACTGCCAACTTTGGAGGACAAACCCCCCACGGAGACGGCCCGGTCCGTTCCGGACATCGATCTGAGCAGCTCCCTCGGGGTCTCTGACTGGGAGACCCTGTACAAGTCAGTTTCTAATGACCTGGAGCCTCTCAGTACCCCCGTGGTGACCTCCACACCCACCTGCAGCAGCTACCTGTCCGTCTTCACCTTCGCCTGTCCCGAGCTGGACTTGCTCACCGAGGGTCTGGACAGCCATAAAGGGGGAGGAGGAGGTAAAGCAGAATCTGTTGACCTCCTCAACTCTCCAACTCTGCTGGCCTTATAG
- the mlh3 gene encoding DNA mismatch repair protein Mlh3 isoform X2 has protein sequence MIKCLPEDVRVKLRSGVAIPSLQQCVEELALNSIDAGATCVGVRMDLEAFKVQVIDNGAGMNVEDMACVGNRYYTSKCNSLGDLNNLRFYGFRGEAIASIVSLATLVEISSRAKGTGKTLVRIFKDGKGMDVFEKDTCRPAAGTTVVICNFFHNMPVRRKRMDHVLEGERIRRRVEAISLIHPSVSFTLKNDCTGAMLVQLPKAKDTYHRFVQIHTLARAQKLGEIQYTRVQFEVIGYLGREGHYNNSLQFLYINDRLLLMTRIHKLLNSLLRGISSPNQRNDIQDKLSATRSPKQKRSQELHGIYIINIKCSYAEYDICLEPAKTLIEFKDWDGVLLCVEEAVNAFLHRENLVLSQDDLQEASPRLYKADGTERENNRDDGCVHAAPIPPLASSSVHRKEKGHIASDMGVCQKASQEEISGQKGCFDYQSTLDADYTKSDSIMKYIKLSKRNVNSYASLNQTSDDSNVTNQVDCQVAAVKETTLTANKKIRLSCPFIHKCLQEPSLNSRTDFVQLHLKRKISLGAGKNGSLKGTHTIDPPAVCLKIPKVVSKELGSLDKFRGILGKPAEPKVPSLDSQTHTTLLQTNFVADHREERLQTDFKDTQEEEDGSQSITTHSEFTKLKNASGQTEAKQSLAGKLNHLKQRRKEDAEVESCSVSQEDSSLISNKGLQDIHNNACEMVSEEGPCMDWIHHYDASSGKTVYINKVTGISRYEEPSTEETRARCTSDVTNMAISVVSKTADNVNTSDSLSSMYSKWNNPVFVCPPEVGVDISSGQAGGLTVKVHNILFPYRFSKAMIHSMKVINQVDNKFLACLINTTDDIDGEGNLLVMLDQHAAHERVRLENLIADSFEENPNAPGERLLCSSTILPPIHVCVTEEERRLLRSCQTHLRNLGLEVTFSQSEDAHVLVGKVPVCFVEKENNELRRKRPSVIKRVVEDYLQEQIELLRSTGRARGTLPLTVLKVLASLACHGAIKFNDRLNRDECHSLVASLSSCQLPFQCAHGRPSIAPLVDVVHLDPNQKELQKPNLRKLRRMYKAWELYGNK, from the exons ATGATTAAATGTCTGCCTGAGGATGTTCGAGTGAAACTTCGCTCCGGTGTCGCCATCCCTTCTCTCCAACAATGCGTCGAGGAGCTCGCCCTCAACAGTATCGACGCCGGGGCGACCTGTGTAGGCGTCCGGATGGACCTGGAAGCCTTCAAAGTCCAGGTGATCGACAACGGCGCAGGGATGAACGTCGAGGACATGGCGTGTGTTGGGAACAGATACTACACTAGTAAATGTAACTCACTGGGAGACCTCAACAACCTCCGCTTTTATGGCTTCAGAGGTGAGGCCATTGCCAGTATCGTTTCTTTAGCCACTCTTGTTGAAATCTCTTCAAGAGCTAAAGGCACAGGCAAGACCCTCGTAAGGATATTTAAGGATGGCAAGGGGATGGATGTTTTTGAAAAAGACACATGTCGACCCGCTGCTGGTACCACCGTTGTCATTTGCAACTTCTTTCACAACATGCCAGTACGCAGGAAAAGGATGGACCATGTCCTGGAGGGTGAGAGGATCAGACGCAGGGTGGAGGCCATCTCTCTAATACACCCCTCCGTGTCCTTCACCTTGAAGAACGACTGCACAGGAGCCATGTTGGTGCAGCTTCCGAAAGCAAAAGATACATACCACAGGTTCGTCCAAATACACACGCTCGCCAGAGCGCAGAAGCTGGGAGAAATCCAGTACACCCGTGTTCAGTTTGAGGTGATCGGTTACCTCGGCAGGGAGGGCCATTACAACAACAGCTTGCAGTTTTTGTACATAAATGACAGGCTGCTTTTAATGACACGTATACACAAGTTGCTAAACTCCCTCTTGCGTGGAATTAGTAGTCCTAATCAGAGGAATGACATCCAGGACAAACTGTCAGCCACGAGGAGCCCAAAGCAAAAACGCAGTCAAGAGCTTCATGGGATTTACatcattaatattaaatgttcttATGCGGAGTATGATATTTGTCTTGAGCCTGCCAAAACCCTAATAGAATTCAAAGACTGGGATGGTGTTTTGCTGTGCGTAGAGGAGGCCGTAAACGCGTTCCTGCACAGGGAAAACTTGGTACTCTCCCAAGATGACTTGCAGGAGGCATCACCGAGATTATATAAAGCTGACGGTACCGAACGAGAAAACAACAGAGATGATGGGTGCGTCCATGCGGCACCTATACCGCCACTGGCGTCGTCGTCTGTTCATCGTAAAGAGAAGGGCCACATTGCTTCTGATATGGGTGTTTGTCAAAAGGCATCTCAAGAGGAGATAAGTGGACAGAAAGGATGCTTTGATTATCAGTCTACACTGGATGCTGATTACACGAAAAGTGACAGCATCATGAAATACATTAAATTGTCCAAGAGAAATGTAAATTCATACGCCAGCCTCAATCAAACAAGTGATGATTCTAACGTTACAAACCAAGTTGACTGCCAGGTTGCTGCAGTAAAAGAAACGACGCTGACCGCTAACAAAAAGATACGTCTGTCTTGTCCATTCATTCACAAATGTCTGCAGGAGCCCTCCTTGAACAGTAGGACAGATTTTGTCCAGCTGCATTTAAAACGCAAGATCTCACTGGGCGCAGGCAAAAATGGATCCTTAAAAGGAACGCATACAATTGATCCTCCTGCTGTCTGCTTGAAGATTCCTAAAGTGGTATCTAAAGAATTGGGATCACTTGACAAGTTCAGGGGAATTCTTGGAAAACCTGCTGAACCGAAAGTCCCCTCATTGGACAGTCAAACCCACACTACACTGCTTCAGACAAACTTTGTAGCGGATCACCGCGAGGAGCGACTGCAGACTGACTTCAAAGACACACAGGAAGAAGAGGATGGATCTCAAAGCATAACAACGCACTCCGAATTCACCAAGCTAAAAAACGCCTCTGGTCAAACTGAAGCCAAGCAGTCTCTTGCGGGGAAACTCAACCATCTGAAACAACGCAGGAAAGAAGATGCAGAAGTAGAATCCTGTTCAGTTTCTCAGGAGGATTCCAGTCTAATTAGTAACAAAGGCTTACAAGACATCCATAACAACGCCTGTGAGATGGTGTCTGAGGAAGGGCCATGTATGGACTGGATCCATCACTATGATGCGAGCTCGGGAAAAACTGTTTACATAAACAAAGTGACGGGTATCAGCAGATATGAGGAACCATCAACAGAGGAAACGCGGGCCCGCTGTACATCTGATGTCACCAACATGGCCATCAGTGTTGTCTCTAAAACAG CTGACAATGTCAACACCAGTGACTCACTCTCTTCTATGTACTCAAAATGGAACAACCCGGTATTTGTGTGTCCTCCCGAG GTGGGCGTGGACATCTCAAGTGGGCAAGCTGGCGGGCTGACTGTGAAGGTCCACAATATCCTCTTTCCTTACCGCTTCTCTAAGGCCATGATACACTCAATGAAG GTGATAAACCAAGTCGATAACAAATTCCTTGCGTGTCTTatcaacacaacagatgacattgATGGTGAAG GAAATCTTCTGGTGATGTTAGACCAACATGCTGCACACGAGAGAGTGCGTCTTGAAAACTTGATAGcag ATTCCTTTGAAGAGAATCCAAACGCACCTGGGGAGAGACTGCTTTGTTCATCCACCATTTTACCACCTATTCACGTCTGTGTGACAGAAGAGGAACGAAGGCTCCTGAG GTCTTGTCAGACTCATTTGCGTAACTTGGGCCTGGAAGTGACTTTCTCACAGTCGGAGGATGCCCACGTGCTTGTGGGCAAGGTCCCCGTGTGTTTCGTGGAAAAAGAAAATAACGAGCTACGGCGGAAGAGGCCATCTGTTATCAAACGTGTTGTCGAG GATTACCTTCAAGAGCAGATTGAG TTACTACGCTCCACTGGCAGAGCGAGAGGAACTTTGCCTCTCACGGTGCTGAAAGTCCTTGCCTCTCTAGCATGTCACG GCGCAATTAAATTCAACGACCGTCTGAACCGAGATGAGTGCCACAGCTTGGTAGCGTCCTTGTCTTCTTGCCAGCTGCCTTTTCAGTGCGCACATGGTCGTCCATCCATCGCTCCCCTTGTTGACGTCGTCCATTTGGACCCGAACCAGAAG GAACTTCAGAAACCCAACCTGAGAAAGTTAAGACGGATGTACAAAGCATGGGAACTCTACGGGAATAAATAA